In a single window of the Prochlorococcus marinus str. AS9601 genome:
- the argB gene encoding acetylglutamate kinase, with protein sequence MNDSQRVSILSEALPYIQSFSGRKIVIKYGGSVMENDNLKNAFFRDIALLSTVGVCPIVIHGGGPEINNWLRKLEISPKFENGLRITDQKTMEIVEMVLMGRVNKEIVKGINKTGSLAVGISGLDGNLIQSRELGDGSHGLVGEVTKINPEILDPLISKGYIPIISSIGSTLEGISHNINADFVAGEIAAAINAEKLILLTDTQGILKEKDDKNSLVAKTNLKEARDFIDKKIVTAGMIPKTECCIRALAQGVKAAHIIDGQIEHSLLLEIFTNSGIGTMIVA encoded by the coding sequence ATGAATGATTCTCAAAGAGTATCAATATTAAGCGAAGCACTTCCATATATACAAAGTTTCTCAGGTAGAAAAATTGTTATCAAGTATGGTGGTTCTGTTATGGAGAATGATAATTTAAAAAATGCTTTTTTTAGAGACATTGCACTTTTATCAACCGTTGGTGTTTGTCCGATAGTAATTCATGGAGGTGGACCAGAGATTAATAATTGGTTAAGGAAATTAGAAATATCTCCTAAATTCGAAAATGGATTAAGAATTACTGATCAAAAAACAATGGAAATTGTCGAGATGGTCCTAATGGGAAGAGTTAACAAAGAGATTGTAAAAGGGATTAATAAAACTGGATCCTTAGCTGTGGGAATATCAGGTCTTGATGGCAACTTAATTCAATCTAGAGAACTAGGAGATGGTAGCCATGGGTTAGTAGGAGAGGTTACAAAAATCAATCCTGAAATATTAGATCCTCTTATTTCTAAAGGATACATCCCAATTATTTCTAGCATTGGATCAACTTTGGAGGGTATTTCCCATAACATTAATGCAGATTTTGTTGCTGGAGAAATTGCTGCTGCAATAAATGCAGAAAAACTTATTCTTCTTACTGATACTCAAGGAATTTTAAAAGAAAAAGATGACAAAAATAGTCTTGTTGCAAAAACTAATCTCAAAGAGGCAAGAGATTTTATTGATAAAAAAATTGTGACTGCAGGTATGATTCCAAAGACAGAATGCTGTATAAGAGCTTTAGCCCAAGGAGTCAAAGCAGCTCACATAATTGATGGACAAATAGAACATTCATTACTTCTTGAGATTTTTACAAATTCCGGAATAGGTACAATGATAGTCGCCTAA
- a CDS encoding DUF2854 domain-containing protein codes for MKKYLSPGNLIVTAGGILAFVGMTAYFTDSVNLSVPTFFYGVPIFLIGLGLKTSEIPPVELFDKTNFATNKFNRPKELTALVKDVTRWRYGIKAHLESSLESLNLWDEDNPPQLKEIEEITKEEKNGLRMRFVLNAVPLEKWVEKQERLNRFFVKGLESEFIMDDNKKEFDFILFY; via the coding sequence ATGAAGAAATACTTATCGCCTGGAAACTTAATCGTAACCGCTGGGGGTATATTAGCTTTTGTTGGAATGACTGCTTATTTTACAGACTCAGTAAATTTAAGTGTACCTACTTTTTTTTATGGAGTACCTATTTTCCTAATTGGCTTAGGCTTAAAGACTTCCGAAATACCTCCTGTAGAGTTATTTGACAAGACAAATTTTGCGACAAATAAATTTAATAGACCAAAAGAACTAACAGCATTAGTTAAAGATGTTACAAGATGGAGGTATGGGATAAAAGCTCATCTTGAATCGTCATTAGAATCTTTAAATTTGTGGGACGAGGATAACCCCCCTCAATTAAAAGAAATAGAAGAAATTACAAAGGAAGAAAAAAATGGTCTCAGAATGCGTTTCGTATTAAACGCTGTTCCTCTAGAAAAATGGGTTGAAAAACAAGAAAGATTAAATAGGTTTTTCGTCAAAGGTCTTGAATCAGAATTTATTATGGACGATAATAAAAAAGAATTTGATTTTATTCTCTTTTATTGA
- a CDS encoding single-stranded DNA-binding protein has product MNHCLIQAVINSAPQMRYTKENQTPIAEMIVNFKGLRSEDPTRNLKIIGWGNIAQEMVDELKEGQNIVIEGRLKMNSVTRKDGTKEKQPELTASKIHQISPVDVIKSDQKENNESYENKETAKKSSWDSSPLVPEVDEIPF; this is encoded by the coding sequence ATGAATCATTGTTTAATTCAGGCGGTCATTAATAGCGCTCCCCAAATGAGGTATACCAAAGAAAACCAAACTCCAATTGCAGAAATGATTGTTAATTTTAAAGGATTACGTAGTGAAGATCCAACCAGAAATCTCAAGATCATAGGATGGGGAAATATTGCCCAAGAAATGGTAGATGAACTAAAGGAGGGGCAAAATATTGTTATTGAGGGACGTCTAAAGATGAATTCTGTCACTAGAAAAGATGGAACAAAAGAAAAACAACCAGAACTAACAGCTTCAAAAATTCATCAAATATCGCCAGTTGATGTTATTAAGTCTGATCAAAAAGAAAATAATGAGTCATATGAAAATAAAGAAACCGCCAAAAAATCTAGTTGGGATAGTTCACCTTTAGTACCTGAAGTGGACGAAATACCTTTTTAA
- a CDS encoding precorrin-6A/cobalt-precorrin-6A reductase, producing MQNPGNCYKNVWILSGTSDGPVIANRLLELNYSVFASVLSYKAGQAYIENPKLHIITGKLNNKDQIINFINKNKITCVVDATHPFAIIISKNLNNACKEINTPLLLFERKSLINNTNNFFYIDHLKDINNVDIANKNILLAIGSRFLNETASYYMNCKANVFTRVLPTYESITKAFGSCIKNSNIAILEPSKNNNSILEKRLCDFWEIDYVLCRESGSYSQKNWESIVSGSKMKLFLVKRPKVKNDYSYSFDQYHNLINHIIKKY from the coding sequence ATGCAGAATCCAGGAAATTGCTATAAAAATGTTTGGATCCTATCAGGAACTTCGGATGGACCTGTAATAGCTAATAGGCTTCTTGAACTTAATTATTCAGTCTTTGCAAGTGTTTTATCTTATAAAGCAGGGCAAGCTTATATCGAAAATCCAAAGTTACATATCATTACGGGGAAATTAAATAATAAAGATCAAATAATTAATTTCATAAATAAAAATAAAATCACATGCGTTGTCGACGCTACTCATCCTTTTGCCATAATAATTTCTAAAAATCTTAATAATGCATGTAAAGAAATTAATACACCTCTTTTACTATTTGAGAGGAAATCTCTAATAAATAACACTAATAATTTTTTTTATATTGATCATTTAAAGGATATAAATAATGTTGATATAGCAAATAAGAATATTCTTCTTGCAATAGGATCAAGATTCCTTAACGAGACAGCTAGTTATTATATGAATTGTAAAGCAAATGTATTTACAAGGGTTCTTCCAACTTATGAGAGTATAACTAAAGCTTTTGGATCATGTATTAAAAATTCCAACATAGCGATACTTGAACCGAGTAAAAATAATAATAGCATTTTAGAAAAAAGACTTTGTGATTTTTGGGAGATAGATTATGTTCTATGCAGAGAATCTGGAAGTTATTCTCAGAAAAACTGGGAGAGTATAGTTTCTGGAAGTAAGATGAAGTTATTTTTGGTTAAAAGGCCGAAAGTTAAAAATGATTATTCTTACTCTTTTGATCAATATCACAATTTGATAAATCACATAATTAAAAAATATTGA
- the cutA gene encoding divalent-cation tolerance protein CutA, with the protein MEVLVMITTESSNANALRMAKLLIQNKLAACVSIKQIFSIYKWDDDIEETKEFEITIKSKLEFKDCLIDFVNKNSTYDVPQIIYKKYHAEMKYYDWLNKTI; encoded by the coding sequence ATGGAAGTATTAGTTATGATCACAACTGAATCAAGTAACGCAAATGCTTTGCGAATGGCTAAATTACTAATACAAAATAAACTTGCAGCTTGTGTTTCGATAAAGCAAATTTTTTCAATTTATAAGTGGGATGATGATATTGAAGAAACTAAAGAGTTTGAAATCACAATAAAAAGTAAACTTGAATTTAAAGATTGTTTAATTGATTTCGTAAATAAAAATTCCACATATGATGTCCCTCAGATTATTTACAAAAAATACCATGCTGAGATGAAATATTATGATTGGTTGAATAAGACTATTTGA
- a CDS encoding adenosine kinase, which yields MKESFRHFEHKKVDLIGLGNAIVDIIVNIEDEFLEINHLDKGSMNLINSDESQKLLENCKVIKQISGGSSANTVVSLAELGNHVQFIGRVKNDQFGDFFSDDIKKSKTIFNTPPTIEGAPTAHSIILVTPDAQRTMCTYLGASVEFEPKDIDFTVIKESKYLYLEGYLWDSELAKKAFIKAAQIAKQSSTKIILSLSDSFCVDRHRESFLELIYEYVDIVFCNESEVLSLFKNDKLASCQEDLSSLCELVIVTLGSNGSLIVNKNNIEIIESITKGKIIDTTGAGDIYAGGFIHGLINNCSLKKCGEIASICAGQIITQLGSRSDIDLKELIK from the coding sequence ATGAAGGAATCCTTTAGACATTTTGAACATAAAAAAGTTGATCTCATTGGTCTGGGCAACGCAATAGTAGATATTATTGTAAATATTGAAGATGAGTTTCTTGAGATAAATCATCTTGATAAAGGATCAATGAATCTAATAAATTCTGATGAATCACAGAAATTGTTAGAAAATTGCAAAGTGATAAAACAAATTTCAGGTGGGTCCTCAGCAAATACCGTGGTTTCTTTAGCAGAATTAGGCAATCATGTGCAGTTTATAGGGAGAGTGAAAAATGATCAATTTGGGGATTTCTTTTCTGACGATATAAAAAAAAGTAAGACTATATTTAATACTCCACCAACTATTGAAGGTGCTCCAACAGCTCATTCAATCATTTTGGTAACACCTGATGCCCAAAGAACTATGTGCACTTACCTAGGTGCATCTGTAGAGTTTGAACCAAAAGACATTGACTTTACTGTAATTAAGGAAAGTAAATACTTATATTTAGAAGGATATTTATGGGACAGCGAATTAGCTAAAAAAGCTTTTATTAAAGCCGCCCAAATTGCAAAACAATCTAGTACAAAAATAATCCTTTCTTTGTCTGATTCATTTTGTGTAGATAGACATCGTGAGAGTTTCTTGGAATTAATTTATGAATACGTAGATATTGTTTTTTGTAATGAATCCGAGGTGTTAAGTCTATTTAAAAATGATAAATTAGCAAGCTGCCAAGAAGACCTATCTTCCTTATGTGAATTAGTCATAGTAACTCTTGGAAGCAATGGTTCTCTCATAGTTAACAAAAATAATATTGAAATAATTGAGTCAATAACGAAAGGCAAGATTATTGATACTACAGGAGCGGGAGATATCTATGCGGGAGGATTTATCCATGGATTAATAAACAATTGTTCCCTCAAAAAATGCGGAGAGATAGCTTCAATTTGTGCGGGGCAAATAATTACGCAATTAGGATCTAGATCGGATATTGATCTTAAAGAGTTAATAAAATAG
- a CDS encoding adenylosuccinate synthase encodes MANVVVIGAQWGDEGKGKITDLLSRSADVVVRYQGGVNAGHTIVVDDKVLKLHLIPSGILYKNTSCLIGSGTVIDPKILLKEIDMLIDNGIDISGLKISSTSHVTMPYHRILDEAMEADRGSNKIGTTGRGIGPTYADKSQRNGIRIRDLLNKERLSDVIEIPLREKNGLLEKIYGIKPLKLEDIVEEYLDYGERLSKHVVDCTRTIHAASKNKKNILFEGAQGTLLDLDHGTYPFVTSSNPISGGACIGAGVGPTLIDRVIGVAKAYTTRVGEGPFPTELQGSINDQLCDRGSEFGTTTGRRRRCGWFDGVIGKYAVSVNGLDCLAVTKLDVLDELDEIQVCIAYDLNGEEIDYFPTNSDDLKKCKPIFKKLKGWQCSTADCRKLSDLPENAMNYLRFLAELMEVPIAIVSLGANRDQTIVIEDPIHGPKRALLR; translated from the coding sequence TTGGCCAATGTTGTTGTAATCGGAGCCCAATGGGGTGACGAAGGAAAAGGTAAAATAACGGATTTACTTAGTCGTTCGGCAGATGTTGTCGTTCGCTATCAAGGGGGAGTAAATGCAGGTCATACAATAGTGGTAGATGATAAAGTCTTAAAATTACATTTAATTCCCTCAGGGATACTTTATAAAAATACTTCTTGTCTAATTGGTTCGGGAACTGTTATAGATCCAAAAATCTTGCTTAAAGAAATTGACATGCTAATTGATAATGGAATTGATATCTCAGGATTAAAAATTTCATCAACATCACATGTAACAATGCCCTACCACCGAATATTAGATGAGGCGATGGAGGCTGATAGAGGTTCAAACAAAATAGGGACAACAGGTCGTGGAATTGGCCCAACTTATGCGGATAAGTCACAAAGAAATGGCATTAGGATAAGAGACTTGCTCAATAAAGAAAGGCTAAGTGATGTGATCGAAATTCCATTAAGAGAAAAAAACGGTCTTCTAGAAAAAATCTATGGCATAAAACCACTTAAATTAGAGGATATTGTTGAAGAATACCTTGACTATGGGGAAAGATTATCAAAGCATGTTGTTGACTGTACGAGGACTATCCATGCAGCCTCAAAAAACAAGAAGAATATTCTTTTCGAAGGTGCTCAAGGGACTCTACTTGACTTAGATCATGGTACTTATCCTTTTGTTACCTCATCAAACCCTATATCAGGAGGGGCATGTATTGGGGCTGGAGTGGGTCCAACTTTAATCGATAGAGTCATAGGTGTCGCAAAAGCTTACACCACAAGAGTAGGTGAAGGGCCATTCCCAACAGAACTGCAAGGGAGTATTAATGATCAACTCTGTGATAGAGGCAGTGAATTTGGAACCACTACTGGGAGAAGGAGAAGATGTGGGTGGTTTGATGGAGTTATTGGTAAATATGCTGTATCTGTAAATGGTCTTGATTGTTTAGCCGTTACAAAACTTGATGTGTTAGATGAGTTAGATGAGATTCAAGTTTGCATTGCATATGACCTCAATGGAGAGGAAATAGACTACTTTCCTACAAATTCAGATGACTTAAAGAAATGTAAGCCAATCTTCAAAAAATTAAAAGGTTGGCAATGTTCAACTGCAGATTGCAGAAAACTATCTGATCTCCCAGAGAATGCTATGAATTATCTAAGATTTTTAGCTGAATTAATGGAGGTTCCAATTGCCATTGTCTCGTTGGGGGCAAATAGAGATCAAACCATTGTAATTGAAGACCCAATACATGGTCCTAAAAGAGCACTGCTAAGGTAA
- the psb27 gene encoding photosystem II protein Psb27, whose translation MLLKWASKLFFKNLTKAISFAISLIVVFTLFSSPSIAAKTAMTGDYTKDTISVVKTLQTAVDTPKDSPNKDEVRSEALTLITDYISRYRNRGMVNKTQSFTTMQTALNAMAGHYKNFASRPLPDKLKERLTKEFSLAEKMVLRES comes from the coding sequence ATGTTACTGAAATGGGCATCAAAATTATTTTTTAAGAATCTTACTAAAGCTATATCTTTTGCAATATCCTTAATTGTTGTTTTTACACTATTTAGTTCCCCTTCCATAGCAGCAAAAACCGCTATGACAGGAGACTATACAAAGGATACAATTTCAGTTGTTAAAACATTACAAACAGCTGTTGATACTCCAAAAGATTCTCCAAATAAAGATGAAGTAAGAAGCGAGGCTCTTACACTCATAACTGACTATATTTCCAGATATAGAAATAGAGGAATGGTAAATAAAACGCAATCATTTACCACTATGCAAACAGCATTAAATGCTATGGCAGGTCATTACAAAAACTTTGCAAGTAGACCTTTACCAGATAAGCTTAAAGAGCGTTTAACCAAAGAATTTTCTCTTGCTGAAAAAATGGTTCTAAGAGAAAGTTGA
- a CDS encoding proline--tRNA ligase: MRVTTSFPLGTLRDTPSEAEIISHQLLLKAGYIRRVNSGIYAYMPLMLRVIEKISAIIEKELNSIGCTKLLLPQLHPADLWKKSERWEGYTAGEGIMFNLKDRQGKEFGLAPTHEEVITSIASETINSYKQLPQCFYQIQTKFRDEIRPRFGLMRSREFIMKDGYSFHSSQNDLASFYEKVSNAYENIFKSCGLQTVGVEADSGAIGGASSKEFMVTADAGEDSILFTQSGSYAANIEKAVSLPSQPIPLKDNIPEWLETPHQKTILEVCDNNNLDPSQIIKVVIFLAQFEGEFNVPILACIRGDQHINEVKLFNLINKLNHFNLLNLKKIEDKKTIEKNLVDLPLGFIGPDLDNNTIKAISNWEKQWTRIIDHSASDLSKFISGGNKVNFHKVFQEFSFDSKDYLIGDIRNAKKGDKISVYDDEELKEKKGIEIGHIFQLGQKYSEKLNAKFSDKDGQLKNLWMGCYGIGVTRIAQAAIEQNHDQKGICWPIHISPFEVIIIPTNLKDPIQSDLTEQIYSNFLINKIDVLLDDRNDRAGVKFKDAELIGIPFQIIIGRDSINKEVELLCRTNNTKLKISTDKLLETFISESEIMYNKKS; encoded by the coding sequence ATGCGCGTGACAACCTCATTTCCTCTGGGGACACTTCGTGACACACCTTCTGAAGCTGAGATTATTTCACATCAATTACTCTTAAAAGCTGGGTATATTCGCAGAGTTAACAGCGGTATTTATGCATACATGCCACTAATGCTTAGAGTTATTGAAAAAATATCCGCAATAATAGAGAAAGAACTTAATAGTATTGGTTGTACAAAATTACTATTACCCCAACTTCATCCTGCAGATTTATGGAAAAAAAGTGAAAGGTGGGAAGGATATACCGCAGGTGAAGGAATAATGTTTAATCTCAAAGATAGACAAGGCAAGGAATTTGGTTTAGCACCAACTCACGAAGAGGTGATCACGAGTATTGCATCAGAGACAATAAACTCCTATAAGCAATTACCTCAATGTTTTTACCAAATTCAGACAAAATTTAGAGATGAAATAAGGCCAAGGTTTGGATTGATGAGAAGTAGAGAATTCATAATGAAAGATGGTTATTCTTTTCATTCTTCACAAAACGATTTAGCTTCTTTCTATGAAAAGGTGAGCAATGCTTATGAAAATATTTTTAAATCTTGTGGACTTCAGACAGTAGGGGTTGAAGCTGATAGTGGAGCAATTGGCGGTGCTTCATCTAAAGAATTTATGGTCACTGCTGATGCTGGGGAAGATTCCATTTTGTTCACTCAAAGTGGTTCTTATGCTGCCAATATCGAAAAAGCTGTTTCTCTACCCTCTCAACCTATTCCACTTAAAGATAATATTCCAGAGTGGTTGGAAACACCTCATCAAAAAACAATTCTAGAAGTTTGCGACAATAACAATTTAGACCCAAGTCAGATTATTAAAGTAGTAATATTCCTTGCACAGTTCGAAGGTGAATTTAATGTCCCAATTCTTGCATGCATAAGAGGCGATCAACATATTAATGAAGTAAAGCTTTTTAACTTAATCAATAAACTCAATCACTTCAATCTCCTTAATCTTAAAAAGATTGAAGACAAAAAAACTATCGAAAAAAATCTAGTTGATTTACCCTTAGGTTTTATCGGTCCAGATTTAGATAACAATACTATTAAAGCTATTTCTAATTGGGAAAAACAATGGACAAGAATAATTGACCATTCTGCAAGTGACCTTTCAAAATTTATAAGTGGTGGGAATAAAGTTAATTTCCATAAAGTTTTTCAAGAATTTTCTTTTGATTCGAAAGACTATCTGATTGGGGATATCAGGAATGCCAAAAAAGGAGATAAGATAAGTGTTTATGATGATGAAGAACTTAAAGAAAAAAAAGGTATCGAGATTGGACATATTTTCCAACTAGGTCAGAAATATAGTGAAAAATTAAATGCAAAGTTCTCTGATAAGGACGGTCAGTTAAAAAATTTATGGATGGGTTGTTACGGAATCGGAGTGACAAGAATAGCTCAAGCTGCTATCGAACAGAATCATGATCAAAAAGGAATTTGTTGGCCTATCCATATTTCTCCTTTTGAAGTTATTATTATTCCCACAAACCTAAAAGATCCTATTCAAAGTGATCTTACTGAGCAAATCTATAGCAATTTTTTAATTAATAAAATTGATGTTCTTCTTGATGATAGAAACGATAGAGCTGGAGTGAAATTTAAAGATGCGGAATTAATTGGTATTCCTTTTCAGATAATTATTGGCAGAGATTCTATTAATAAAGAAGTAGAACTTTTATGCAGAACAAATAATACTAAGCTTAAAATAAGTACTGATAAATTGTTAGAAACATTTATTTCCGAATCTGAAATAATGTACAATAAAAAGTCTTGA